The Luteitalea sp. genomic sequence CGCGATCTCCTTCACGGTACCGCTCGACGTCACCGCAAGCGCCAGGCAGGGGAGGGTATTCATCGTCGTCGGTCGACTATGGTCGGCAACCGGCTTCCCGACCTATGGCCGTCGTCATCTGCGGCGGCCGCTCTGGAAGCCGCGCGCACGGAGACGAGCCCGTGAAGGCCAGCACGCGCAACGCTTCGCGGTTGAGCACCACGAAGCCATCCTTCTCTGTGCGCACCACCTGGTCCTTCCCCCAACGACTCACGATCCGGATTGTCGTTTCGATGGTCGTTCCCGCCAGGTCGGCCAGCTCCCGTCGCGACAGCGACAACGGAATGAAGATGCCGCCGCGCTCGCCGCGTCCCATCTTGCTGGCCAACTTGAGAAATAACCGAGCGAACCGCGGCTCGACGCGCCCACCGGTCAGCTGAGCCAGCCGAGTGGTCAGCTCCACGAGCCGCTGCGTGAGGCCGAGCAGGAGCCCACGGACGAGAGTGGGATAGCACTCGAGCAGGAGGAAGAAGTCCTCGTTGCCAATCGTGACGCACGTGACGCTCTCGAGCGCCACGGCCGACGCCGGAAACGGGATCCCCTCGTAGACGGCCACGGCGCCAAGCGGGTCGCCCGGCCCGAAGATCTCGAGGATGAGGTCCTGCCCCGACGGTGTGACCTTGAACACTTTCACACGCCCAGTGACCACCATATAGAACCGGTTCGAC encodes the following:
- a CDS encoding cyclic nucleotide-binding domain-containing protein translates to MGPRLPDVLQTAPVFRKLKAEDRERVAAVAKLADYKRGEVIFREGDPSNRFYMVVTGRVKVFKVTPSGQDLILEIFGPGDPLGAVAVYEGIPFPASAVALESVTCVTIGNEDFFLLLECYPTLVRGLLLGLTQRLVELTTRLAQLTGGRVEPRFARLFLKLASKMGRGERGGIFIPLSLSRRELADLAGTTIETTIRIVSRWGKDQVVRTEKDGFVVLNREALRVLAFTGSSPCARLPERPPQMTTAIGREAGCRP